The genomic stretch CGGGAGCAGGGCCTGGAGCTGTCGCTTGAACGCTTCGGGGTGGGGGCCGATCAGATGGCGCTCCTGGGCTCGGGGCGGCTGGACATCGCCAGCGGGGCGCCGAGCCCGACCTTGTTCAATGCGGTCGCCCGCGGGCTGCCGATCATGGTGGTCGCCGATAAAGGCTCGCTGCGCAAAGGATACGGGTTCAACGTCCTCGTGGTGCGCAAAGCCCTGATGGACGCCGGGCAGTTCAAGGGCCTGAGCGACCTCCGGGGCCGCGTCCTCGCTTCACCCAGCCCCGCGTCTATCGTGAATTTTCAGGATTACTTGGTACTCAAGCGGGGCGGGCTCGCCCCGAAGGACGTGACGATCGAGTACATCGACTTCGCCGACCAGCCGGCGGCGATGGCGAACGGCAAGATTGACGCCGCGGTCATGATCGAGCCGTTCGCGACCGCGACGGAGACCCGCGGCATTGGCAAGATCGTGATGCCCCTCGATGAGCTGTTGCCGGGGTTCCAGTCCGCCGCCATCTTCTACAACACGGAGTGGGCGCGGCAACACGCGGAGGAGGCGCGCCGTTGGATGGTGGCCTACGTCCGGGGGCTCCGGTACTACAATCAGGCGCTCAAGAATCCCTCAGTCCGTGACGACGTGATCACGATCATGACCGTGCACACGCCCATCAAGGAGCGCGCGGTGTGGGACAGGATGATCTGGCCGGGACTCCACCCGGACGGCGTCGTCACAACACGGACCCTACTCGATTTTGAACGCTGGCTCTATAACACTCGACAAGTCAACGAATTCCTTCCACCCACGCGCTTCGTGGATGAGTCGTTCACGGCGTATGCCGTCAAAGTCCTTGGCCCGGCGCGTCCGTAAGCCGGAGGATCACCGTTCCGGTCATATGACGTTCAGCTCGACGAGCGGCCGCCCGGTGAGGATGCGGTCAAACGAGAGCGGGCTGAGGTCCAACGTTCTGAACCCGCCGTCCACGATCAGTTCCGCGATGCCGCGCCCTACCCCCGGCGCATGTTGCAGCCCGTGGCCGCTGAAGCCGTTCGCGAAGAAGACGTTGCTCATCGACGGGTGCGGCCCGACGATCCCGTTGTGGTCGAGAGTGTTCAACTCGTAGTAGCCGGACCAGCCCCCGGTCACTTTGACCGCCTCGAACGCGGGAACGCGCCGCGCCAGCGCCGGCCAGATCACCTCGTCAAACTGGTGATAGTCCACCTCGAGCGGCAGATCGTCGGGGTCGTCCTCCCCTTCCTTGGGGGACGTACCTCCGATAAACTGCCCGCCCTCGGGGCGAAAGTAGACCCCGGACGTATCGATGACAAGCGGGCAGCCGGCCAACGCTTCCCGGCACGCGAACACGAAAATCGTGCGCCGGCGGGCCCGGACGGGCAGATCCACCTCGAGCATCGCTGCGACAGACGCCGCCCATGGTCCGGCGGCGTTGACCGCGACATCGCATGGCA from bacterium encodes the following:
- a CDS encoding ABC transporter substrate-binding protein codes for the protein MTRSLLLAVSLALTALALPPVARSAAPIRMGHLAVSSDAGIFIALDKGYFREQGLELSLERFGVGADQMALLGSGRLDIASGAPSPTLFNAVARGLPIMVVADKGSLRKGYGFNVLVVRKALMDAGQFKGLSDLRGRVLASPSPASIVNFQDYLVLKRGGLAPKDVTIEYIDFADQPAAMANGKIDAAVMIEPFATATETRGIGKIVMPLDELLPGFQSAAIFYNTEWARQHAEEARRWMVAYVRGLRYYNQALKNPSVRDDVITIMTVHTPIKERAVWDRMIWPGLHPDGVVTTRTLLDFERWLYNTRQVNEFLPPTRFVDESFTAYAVKVLGPARP